Proteins found in one Desulfovibrio porci genomic segment:
- a CDS encoding sensor histidine kinase → MEMAVLPTLHRSISQATLRLVLAFGLLGVLLCTGFFFAGRAPDSLVRQNYDSVVLARQMSTALAGWRFPALYAEKDRAAWRTSFDEALAGARANVTETGESAAVEAVALSWDGLLRAAPRDADEAYKLLRMKIEALVALNEEGIQRRITEGRWWRDIVFAAGVGLFLICTLWAFFQTDAIAARIAHPLRRAAEVLQAGPPLRKALHLPPPQTLEVRILFEEFARLWGRLGQLDAVNLNRLIAEKNKLAVLLDAAEDAVLMLGPGGAVEHASSRMLALLGLKAKDVLGRPWSDLSSMAPNYLALRAVLHSALNGSRDIALVDPDRKGGEGNERWFMVRRRIVEEQSRGARPAAGAGAKLGQVFLLTEITEKKRRDALRAEMMDWISHELKTPVHSLGLAADLLARRPENGTDPDMAALVATVREDAARLRDVAAQFLDIARMSPHALELRPAPLDLRDCLARWLQPFELTAREAGVTLRYDAAPDLPPVLLDQERFAWVLSNLVSNALRAVSAGGTVSVDAGLDGDALVLRVADDGPGIDAELAGHLFEPFSHKRAAGRRLSIAGLGLAISRAIVEGHGGTLDYVPAPEGGVVFTVRLPLPTREAGMEGEQICPVTTRN, encoded by the coding sequence ATGGAGATGGCCGTTCTGCCCACGCTGCACCGCAGCATCAGCCAGGCCACGCTCAGGCTGGTCCTGGCTTTCGGTCTGCTGGGCGTCCTGCTGTGCACGGGCTTTTTTTTCGCCGGGCGGGCGCCGGATTCCCTGGTGCGCCAGAATTACGATTCCGTGGTGCTGGCCCGGCAGATGTCCACAGCCCTGGCCGGCTGGCGTTTCCCCGCGCTCTACGCGGAAAAGGACCGCGCGGCCTGGCGGACCAGTTTTGACGAGGCCCTGGCCGGGGCGCGGGCCAATGTGACCGAAACCGGCGAATCGGCGGCGGTGGAGGCCGTGGCCCTGAGCTGGGACGGACTGCTGCGCGCCGCGCCGCGGGATGCGGATGAGGCCTACAAGCTTTTGCGCATGAAGATTGAAGCGCTGGTGGCCCTCAATGAGGAGGGCATTCAGCGGCGGATCACCGAGGGCCGCTGGTGGCGTGATATCGTCTTCGCGGCGGGCGTCGGCTTGTTTCTGATCTGCACGCTCTGGGCTTTTTTTCAGACCGACGCCATTGCCGCCCGTATCGCGCATCCCTTGCGCCGCGCGGCCGAGGTGCTCCAGGCAGGTCCGCCCCTGCGCAAGGCTCTGCATCTGCCGCCGCCGCAGACGCTGGAAGTGCGCATTCTTTTTGAGGAATTCGCGCGGCTCTGGGGGCGGCTCGGGCAGCTCGACGCCGTGAACCTGAACCGTCTGATCGCGGAAAAGAACAAACTGGCCGTGCTGCTGGACGCCGCCGAGGACGCCGTGCTGATGCTCGGCCCCGGCGGCGCGGTGGAGCATGCCAGCAGCCGCATGCTGGCTCTGCTGGGGCTCAAGGCCAAAGACGTGCTGGGCAGGCCCTGGTCCGATCTTTCCAGCATGGCCCCCAATTATCTTGCTTTGCGCGCGGTGCTGCACAGTGCTCTGAACGGCAGTCGGGACATCGCCCTTGTCGATCCGGACCGCAAGGGCGGGGAAGGGAACGAGCGCTGGTTCATGGTCCGGCGGCGGATAGTGGAGGAGCAAAGCCGGGGCGCGCGCCCGGCGGCCGGGGCGGGAGCGAAGCTGGGGCAGGTTTTCCTGCTCACTGAAATTACGGAAAAAAAACGGCGCGACGCCTTGCGCGCGGAAATGATGGACTGGATCTCCCACGAACTGAAAACTCCGGTGCACTCTCTGGGACTGGCCGCCGATCTGCTGGCCCGGCGGCCCGAAAACGGGACGGACCCGGATATGGCGGCCCTGGTGGCCACCGTGCGGGAAGACGCCGCGCGCCTGCGTGATGTGGCGGCCCAGTTTCTGGATATTGCCCGCATGAGCCCGCATGCGCTGGAGCTGCGGCCCGCGCCCCTGGATCTGCGGGATTGTCTGGCCCGCTGGCTGCAACCCTTTGAGCTGACGGCGCGGGAGGCGGGCGTGACGTTGCGTTACGATGCCGCGCCGGATCTGCCGCCCGTACTTCTGGATCAGGAACGTTTCGCCTGGGTGCTTTCCAATCTGGTGTCCAATGCCTTGCGGGCCGTGTCCGCGGGCGGTACGGTCAGTGTGGATGCCGGTCTGGACGGTGACGCCCTCGTCCTGAGGGTGGCGGACGACGGGCCGGGCATCGACGCTGAACTGGCCGGGCATCTTTTTGAACCCTTTTCCCACAAACGCGCGGCCGGGCGGCGGCTGAGCATCGCCGGTCTGGGACTGGCCATCAGCCGGGCCATCGTGGAGGGGCACGGCGGCACGCTGGACTATGTTCCCGCCCCGGAGGGCGGCGTCGTTTTTACAGTGCGTCTGCCTTTGCCGACGCGGGAGGCCGGAATGGAAGGAGAACAAATATGCCCGGTGACGACGCGGAACTGA
- a CDS encoding universal stress protein has product MREFSDVLARKREGSLKIYLGYAAGVGKTCAMLREAHNLLEQGFDVVAAYVEPHDRPDTRTLLDGIETLPPLNVSQGGAAFPEMDVEALIRRAPQIALVDELAHTNAPGSQREKRYQDVLEILSHGINVIGTLNVQHLESVAERVQEATGVAVRERLPDAFLARADQVVTVDVSKEDLRERLRQGKIYKPEQAERALRNFFSYENLSFLRELCLREASGDQMRKIEAQALLSPAAEGHAAEAVMVAISSNPTDAETLIRKAMRLASQMGSRCYVVYVQRQRESPERINAAVQRGLQNNLQLAARLGAEVVELTGEDVAETLVNFASARNVRHAFFGKSRLTPLRERLRGSFILNFLYDAVGVDMHIVNLTPKDW; this is encoded by the coding sequence ATGCGGGAATTTTCGGACGTGCTGGCGCGCAAGCGCGAAGGTTCGCTCAAGATATACCTGGGCTATGCGGCGGGCGTGGGCAAGACCTGCGCCATGCTCCGGGAGGCCCACAACCTGCTGGAGCAGGGTTTCGATGTTGTGGCCGCCTACGTGGAACCGCACGATCGGCCCGACACCCGGACGCTTCTGGACGGCATCGAAACGCTGCCGCCCCTGAACGTCAGCCAGGGCGGAGCGGCGTTTCCCGAAATGGATGTGGAAGCCCTGATCCGCCGCGCGCCCCAGATCGCCCTGGTGGACGAACTGGCACACACCAACGCGCCCGGTTCTCAAAGGGAGAAGCGCTACCAGGACGTGCTGGAGATCCTTTCCCACGGCATCAACGTCATCGGCACTCTCAACGTGCAGCATCTGGAATCCGTGGCGGAAAGGGTGCAGGAGGCCACGGGCGTGGCTGTGCGCGAACGCCTGCCCGACGCTTTTCTGGCCCGAGCGGATCAGGTGGTCACGGTGGACGTTTCCAAGGAGGATTTGCGCGAGCGCCTGCGCCAGGGCAAGATTTACAAGCCGGAACAGGCCGAACGGGCTCTGCGGAACTTTTTCAGCTACGAAAATCTTTCTTTTTTGCGCGAACTCTGCCTGCGTGAGGCTTCCGGCGACCAGATGCGCAAAATCGAAGCTCAGGCCCTGCTTTCGCCGGCTGCGGAAGGCCATGCCGCCGAAGCCGTGATGGTGGCCATCAGTTCCAATCCCACGGATGCGGAAACCCTGATCCGCAAGGCCATGCGCCTGGCGAGCCAGATGGGTTCACGCTGTTACGTGGTCTATGTGCAGCGGCAGCGTGAAAGCCCGGAACGGATCAACGCCGCCGTACAGCGCGGCTTGCAGAACAATTTGCAACTGGCCGCCCGTCTGGGGGCGGAAGTGGTGGAGCTGACCGGCGAGGATGTGGCCGAAACCCTGGTCAATTTTGCCAGCGCCCGTAACGTGCGACATGCGTTCTTCGGCAAATCCCGCCTGACGCCGCTGCGGGAACGTCTGCGCGGTTCGTTTATCCTTAATTTTCTTTACGACGCGGTGGGAGTGGACATGCATATCGTGAACCTGACCCCCAAGGACTGGTGA
- the kdpC gene encoding K(+)-transporting ATPase subunit C, whose amino-acid sequence MTTELTGNWGAQLAACLRLMLVSAVILCVLYPLAILAVGRAFTPWTAQGSLLTNERDQVVGSAQIAQAFTRPEYFWPRPSAVDYAANATGGSNLSPAGEALRERALESLKSLEATPRRKAPADLVTASGSGMDPHITLKAAHWQAERVARARGLELPDVLELANSLAETPGGVLNSAPLVNVLKLNMALDLMGSADAKAMPAPGEVGR is encoded by the coding sequence ATGACGACTGAACTTACGGGAAATTGGGGTGCGCAACTGGCTGCCTGCCTGCGCCTGATGCTGGTGTCCGCCGTGATCCTCTGCGTGCTGTATCCTCTGGCCATCCTGGCCGTGGGGCGGGCGTTCACGCCCTGGACCGCCCAGGGCTCCCTGCTGACCAACGAGCGGGATCAGGTGGTGGGCAGCGCGCAGATCGCCCAGGCCTTCACCAGGCCGGAGTATTTCTGGCCGCGTCCGTCGGCCGTGGACTACGCCGCCAACGCCACAGGCGGCAGCAACCTCTCTCCGGCGGGCGAGGCCCTGCGCGAGCGCGCGCTGGAAAGTCTGAAAAGTCTGGAGGCCACACCGCGGCGCAAGGCTCCGGCCGATCTGGTGACGGCCTCTGGCAGCGGCATGGACCCGCACATCACCTTGAAAGCCGCGCACTGGCAGGCAGAGCGTGTGGCCCGCGCGCGCGGGCTGGAGCTTCCGGACGTGCTGGAACTGGCGAACAGCCTGGCCGAAACCCCCGGCGGCGTACTGAACAGCGCCCCGCTGGTCAATGTGCTCAAGCTGAACATGGCTCTGGACCTTATGGGCAGCGCTGACGCCAAGGCCATGCCCGCCCCGGGGGAGGTGGGGCGATAG
- the kdpB gene encoding potassium-transporting ATPase subunit KdpB: MDTAMDYQSAQARLSRRAGRKASLFEAGLVRMALGRAFVMLNPMTMIRNPVMFVTEIGAALTTLTLILDLAGTGPVLLPVPYTLAVTFILWLTVLFANFAEALAEARGRAQADSLKLTRARTPARKVNGETLVDVSSDQLRQGDLVRVEAGEIIPVDGEVVEGAASVDESAITGESAPVVREAGGDRSGVTGGTRVLSDSIVIRVTAMPGQSFLDRMIALVEGASRQKTPNELALTVVLAGLSLAFVLVTGALWPMARYFDVNLPIPWLTSLLVCLIPTTIGALLAAIGLAGMDRALAANVLAKSGKAVELAGDIDTLLLDKTGTITMGDRQASEFFPLPGVKPLELARAAMYASFGDQTPEGKSIVALGEKLLDEGAPLEAEATAGARLIPFTAQTRLSGLELPDGNLYRKGAPDAIERLLIKEGKTLPDGLSSLVATVARSGATPLVVLHNSDVLGVIALADVLKPGIYGRFARLRAMGIRIVMVTGDNPLTAEAIAREAGVDDFIAEAKPEDKLNYIKREQAQGRLIAMMGDGTNDAPALAQADIGVAMNSGTQAAREAGNMVDLDSDPTKLIEIIEIGKQLIMTRGALTTFSIANDVAKYFAIIPAMFMLAIPQLSALNVMGLASPQSAVLSALIFNAIIIPLLIPIAIRGVKYRPRSAESLLRHNLLVYGLGGILLPFAGIKLIDMLLAGLGLA, from the coding sequence ATGGATACCGCAATGGACTATCAGAGCGCGCAGGCCAGACTGTCCCGCCGCGCCGGGCGCAAAGCCTCGCTTTTTGAGGCCGGTCTGGTGCGTATGGCGCTTGGACGGGCTTTCGTCATGCTCAATCCCATGACCATGATCCGCAATCCCGTGATGTTCGTCACGGAAATCGGCGCGGCCCTGACCACCTTGACCCTGATCCTGGATCTGGCGGGCACGGGACCCGTCTTGCTGCCCGTGCCCTATACTCTGGCCGTGACCTTTATTCTCTGGCTGACCGTGCTGTTCGCCAATTTCGCCGAGGCGCTGGCTGAAGCCAGGGGCCGGGCCCAGGCCGACAGTCTCAAGTTGACCCGCGCCCGCACTCCGGCCCGGAAGGTGAATGGAGAGACGCTGGTGGACGTTTCCTCCGACCAGTTGCGTCAGGGCGATCTGGTGCGGGTGGAAGCCGGGGAGATCATCCCCGTGGACGGAGAAGTGGTGGAAGGCGCGGCCAGCGTGGACGAGTCGGCCATCACCGGCGAATCCGCGCCCGTGGTGCGCGAGGCCGGAGGCGACCGTTCCGGCGTCACCGGTGGCACACGGGTGCTTTCAGACAGTATTGTGATCCGGGTCACGGCCATGCCCGGCCAGTCCTTTCTGGACAGGATGATCGCGCTGGTGGAGGGCGCATCGCGCCAGAAGACGCCCAATGAACTGGCCCTCACCGTGGTGCTGGCCGGTCTGAGCCTGGCCTTCGTGCTGGTGACCGGCGCGCTCTGGCCCATGGCGCGCTATTTTGACGTCAACCTGCCCATTCCCTGGCTGACTTCCTTGCTGGTCTGCCTGATCCCCACCACCATCGGCGCGTTGCTGGCGGCCATCGGTCTGGCGGGCATGGACCGGGCTCTGGCGGCCAATGTGCTGGCCAAGAGCGGCAAGGCCGTGGAACTGGCCGGGGATATCGACACCCTTCTGCTGGACAAGACCGGCACCATTACCATGGGCGACCGTCAGGCCTCGGAGTTCTTTCCACTGCCCGGCGTGAAGCCTCTGGAGCTGGCGCGCGCGGCCATGTACGCCTCTTTCGGCGACCAGACTCCGGAGGGAAAATCCATTGTGGCTCTGGGCGAAAAACTGCTGGATGAGGGGGCCCCGCTGGAAGCGGAGGCGACGGCCGGGGCCAGACTGATTCCCTTTACGGCCCAGACCCGCCTGAGCGGCCTGGAACTGCCCGACGGCAATCTGTACCGCAAGGGCGCTCCCGATGCCATCGAACGCCTGCTGATCAAGGAAGGCAAGACCCTGCCGGACGGACTGTCCAGTCTGGTCGCGACGGTGGCCCGTAGCGGCGCAACGCCGCTGGTGGTGCTGCACAACAGCGACGTGCTGGGCGTGATCGCTCTGGCCGACGTGCTCAAGCCCGGCATTTACGGCCGTTTTGCCCGCTTGCGGGCCATGGGCATCCGCATCGTCATGGTCACGGGCGACAATCCGCTCACGGCCGAGGCCATTGCCAGGGAAGCGGGCGTTGATGACTTCATCGCTGAAGCCAAGCCCGAGGACAAGCTCAACTACATCAAGCGGGAACAGGCCCAGGGCCGCCTTATCGCGATGATGGGCGACGGCACCAACGACGCCCCGGCCCTGGCCCAGGCGGACATCGGCGTGGCCATGAATTCCGGCACCCAGGCCGCCAGAGAAGCCGGCAATATGGTGGATCTGGACAGCGATCCCACAAAACTTATTGAAATCATTGAAATCGGCAAACAGCTGATCATGACCAGGGGCGCGTTGACCACCTTTTCCATTGCCAACGACGTGGCCAAGTATTTCGCCATCATCCCGGCCATGTTCATGCTGGCCATTCCGCAGCTTTCGGCCCTGAACGTCATGGGCCTGGCTTCGCCGCAAAGCGCCGTGCTTTCGGCCCTGATCTTCAACGCCATTATCATTCCGCTGCTGATTCCCATTGCCATCAGGGGCGTGAAGTACCGGCCCAGAAGCGCGGAAAGCCTGCTGCGGCACAATCTGCTGGTCTACGGCCTGGGCGGCATCCTGCTGCCTTTCGCGGGCATCAAGCTTATTGACATGTTGCTGGCCGGTCTGGGCCTGGCCTGA
- the kdpA gene encoding potassium-transporting ATPase subunit KdpA, producing MLYVIMLVALSVAVSWPLGKLAAWAMNDPVSDYGFRHAVENLFVKCGGRVVSRQQTWKNYALSMLLFNVLIFIAVFLVLGAQQWLPLNPDAKGALEGSLIFNTTASFTTNTNLQHYSGEQALSYIGQFALMFLQYLTPATGLACLAALARGLSGKVLMGNFYADVMRATFLVLLPVCVVTASMLVLGGVIMTFDGSVVAHTLEGAKQIIARGPVAAFVTIKQLGTNGGGFFGPNSTHPFENAGFFTNVVETMALIVIPMACVWMYGRITGRMKHAVVIFAVMLSLLCVKLGCAVYFESAPAAAFNGLDIENSSNLEGKELRYGTTGGPAWSVFTTATSNGSVNAMHDSLNPLSGLMPMIGMWLNVVFGGVGVGFINMFLYIIVGVFISGMMVGRTPEYLGRKVETREMKLALLAILAHPLLILGGTALFAATPWGADTVANPGFHGFSEILYEFTSSAANNGSGFEGLGDNTVPWNIATGLVMLLARYIPIILPLAMAGSLAAKKAAPETAGTLRTDNLLFGGMLLGCVLIVGALLFMPVAVLGPIAEHLSAVR from the coding sequence ATGCTGTATGTGATTATGCTGGTGGCGCTCAGCGTCGCCGTGTCCTGGCCTCTCGGCAAGCTGGCTGCCTGGGCCATGAATGATCCGGTTTCGGATTACGGTTTCCGGCATGCCGTCGAAAACCTGTTTGTGAAGTGCGGCGGCCGTGTCGTCAGTCGGCAGCAGACCTGGAAGAACTATGCTTTGTCCATGCTGCTGTTCAACGTGCTTATTTTCATCGCCGTCTTTCTGGTTCTGGGCGCGCAACAGTGGCTGCCGCTCAATCCCGACGCCAAGGGCGCACTGGAAGGCAGTCTGATTTTCAACACCACGGCGTCTTTTACTACCAATACCAACTTGCAGCACTACTCCGGCGAACAGGCGCTCAGCTATATCGGGCAGTTCGCTTTGATGTTTCTGCAATACCTGACCCCGGCCACGGGCCTTGCCTGCCTGGCGGCGCTGGCGCGCGGCCTGTCCGGCAAAGTGCTGATGGGCAATTTCTACGCCGACGTGATGCGGGCCACCTTCCTGGTGTTGCTGCCCGTCTGCGTGGTGACGGCCAGTATGCTGGTATTGGGCGGCGTCATTATGACCTTTGACGGCTCGGTAGTCGCCCATACTCTGGAAGGGGCCAAGCAGATCATCGCCCGCGGCCCGGTGGCAGCTTTTGTGACCATCAAGCAGCTGGGCACCAACGGCGGCGGATTTTTCGGGCCAAACTCCACGCATCCTTTTGAAAACGCTGGTTTTTTCACAAATGTTGTGGAAACTATGGCCCTGATTGTTATCCCCATGGCTTGCGTCTGGATGTACGGGCGGATCACTGGCCGCATGAAGCACGCGGTCGTGATTTTCGCGGTGATGCTGAGTCTGCTCTGCGTCAAGCTGGGTTGCGCCGTGTACTTTGAAAGCGCGCCCGCCGCCGCTTTCAACGGCCTGGATATTGAAAACAGCTCCAACCTGGAGGGCAAGGAACTGCGCTACGGCACCACGGGCGGCCCGGCCTGGAGCGTCTTCACCACGGCCACCAGCAACGGTTCGGTCAACGCCATGCACGACAGCCTGAATCCGCTGTCCGGTCTCATGCCCATGATCGGCATGTGGCTCAACGTGGTCTTCGGCGGCGTGGGCGTGGGCTTCATCAATATGTTCCTTTACATCATCGTGGGCGTGTTCATCAGCGGCATGATGGTGGGGCGCACGCCGGAATACCTGGGCCGCAAGGTGGAAACGCGAGAGATGAAGCTGGCGCTGCTGGCCATTCTGGCCCATCCGCTTCTGATTCTGGGGGGCACCGCCCTGTTCGCGGCCACGCCCTGGGGCGCTGATACCGTGGCCAACCCCGGCTTCCACGGTTTTTCCGAAATACTGTACGAATTCACCTCCTCGGCGGCCAATAACGGTTCCGGTTTTGAGGGCCTGGGAGACAATACCGTGCCCTGGAACATCGCCACCGGCCTGGTCATGCTGCTGGCCCGCTATATCCCGATCATCCTGCCCCTGGCCATGGCCGGTTCCCTGGCGGCCAAGAAGGCCGCTCCCGAAACCGCCGGCACGTTGCGCACCGACAATCTGCTCTTCGGCGGCATGCTGCTGGGCTGCGTGCTCATCGTGGGCGCGCTGCTCTTCATGCCTGTGGCGGTGCTGGGGCCCATTGCCGAGCATTTGTCCGCCGTACGCTAA
- a CDS encoding DUF4139 domain-containing protein produces the protein MTSVWRRPGALLRLLPGLTLLLLIPLFCLSLAGRAAAAEAAPAKQPELADPVSALLSPGGGVLDVEDNAPVTTNGGVSVLHFVIPGDAENLQLTVPGQSVARWSAVPQSLEQSGDLARLREELLAEQARLNGRLTAVTARLALWQAHPETITLSELEQREKKMQDAIPGLAREQADLGRRLKLVRQELERLPASPELGQRISVTLQKAVSGVEKLPVRYSYTLRNCGWQPVYAFNAQPEKGDGDVIDVRLMAEVWQFTGMDWRNTKLTLATRGNGPREPAPLPRWVVDSSPKPEPAPVMLMQARKAAPMAMAAEEAPAQDNAPVDLDASSVYATWTPAVRGLPEGRSRLLITADAWKAPLQWLARPGVGDSRVWLMAKYVLPPRQAWPEGRAEYSVDGQSVGQGLFRPRGGEATLFFGADPRVSVTTTADSKKRGESGFIDTSKNWTWAWTYVVTNSHAKPVTVRLERPAPEIVDQGVSVRYDDTPPSKKDEKEHMLFWDVKVPADGKAEVRHSVTISSPTKLPLLPDAP, from the coding sequence ATGACATCAGTATGGCGGCGGCCCGGAGCTTTGCTCCGGCTGCTGCCGGGCCTTACGCTTTTATTGTTGATCCCGTTGTTCTGCCTGTCCCTTGCCGGACGGGCGGCGGCCGCCGAGGCCGCCCCGGCGAAGCAGCCCGAACTGGCCGATCCGGTTTCAGCCCTGCTGTCGCCCGGCGGCGGCGTGCTTGACGTGGAGGACAACGCGCCGGTTACGACCAACGGCGGCGTGAGCGTGCTGCATTTTGTGATTCCCGGCGACGCGGAAAACCTGCAACTGACCGTGCCCGGCCAGAGCGTGGCCCGCTGGAGTGCCGTGCCCCAGTCGCTGGAGCAGAGCGGCGATCTGGCCCGGCTGCGCGAGGAGCTGCTGGCCGAACAGGCCCGCCTGAACGGGCGGCTCACCGCCGTGACCGCCCGGCTGGCCCTCTGGCAGGCCCATCCCGAAACCATCACCCTGTCGGAACTGGAGCAGCGCGAAAAAAAGATGCAGGATGCGATCCCCGGTCTGGCCCGTGAGCAGGCGGATCTGGGACGCCGCCTGAAACTTGTGCGGCAGGAGCTGGAACGCCTGCCCGCCAGCCCCGAACTGGGGCAGCGGATCAGCGTCACCCTGCAAAAGGCCGTGTCCGGCGTGGAAAAATTGCCGGTCCGTTACAGCTATACCCTGCGCAACTGCGGCTGGCAGCCTGTCTATGCCTTCAATGCCCAGCCGGAAAAGGGCGACGGCGACGTCATCGACGTGCGCCTCATGGCTGAAGTCTGGCAGTTCACGGGCATGGACTGGCGGAACACCAAGCTGACGCTGGCCACGCGCGGTAACGGTCCGCGCGAGCCCGCCCCCCTGCCGCGCTGGGTGGTGGATTCTTCTCCCAAGCCGGAACCCGCGCCCGTGATGCTGATGCAGGCGCGTAAAGCCGCTCCCATGGCTATGGCGGCTGAGGAAGCCCCGGCCCAGGACAACGCGCCGGTGGACCTGGACGCCAGCAGCGTATACGCGACCTGGACTCCGGCTGTGCGCGGCCTGCCTGAAGGACGTTCGCGTTTGCTGATCACCGCCGACGCCTGGAAGGCCCCCCTGCAATGGCTGGCCCGGCCCGGCGTGGGCGACAGCCGCGTCTGGCTGATGGCGAAGTACGTTCTGCCGCCGCGGCAGGCCTGGCCGGAAGGCCGGGCGGAGTACAGCGTGGACGGCCAGAGCGTGGGCCAGGGTCTGTTCCGCCCGCGCGGCGGCGAAGCCACGCTCTTTTTCGGCGCGGACCCGCGCGTCAGCGTGACCACCACGGCGGACAGCAAAAAGCGCGGCGAAAGCGGCTTCATCGACACGAGCAAGAACTGGACCTGGGCCTGGACCTATGTCGTCACCAACAGCCATGCCAAGCCCGTGACCGTGCGCCTGGAGCGTCCGGCGCCCGAGATCGTGGACCAGGGCGTCAGCGTGCGTTACGACGACACCCCGCCCTCAAAGAAGGACGAGAAAGAACATATGCTCTTCTGGGATGTGAAGGTGCCTGCCGACGGCAAAGCCGAAGTGCGTCACAGCGTGACCATTTCCTCGCCGACCAAGCTGCCCTTGCTGCCGGATGCTCCGTAG
- the ettA gene encoding energy-dependent translational throttle protein EttA — protein sequence MSNEPDKIIYSMIRVSKRHGQKEVLKDISLSYFYGAKIGVLGLNGAGKSSLLKILAGVDQAFDGKTVLAPGYTIGYLEQEPLAHETRTVREVVEEGVSDLTAIAKEFEEINARFAEPMEPEEMDALIAKQAEVQELMDAKGVWDLDSRLEMAMDALRCPPGDMPVDKISGGERRRVALCRLLLQNPDILLLDEPTNHLDAESVAWLESYLGTFPGTVIAVTHDRYFLDNVAGWILELDRGRGIPWKGNYSSWLEQKQKRLSGEEKAEAERQKTLARELEWIRMSPKGRHAKGKARINAYEAMLSHESEKRAPDLEIYIPPGPRLGKSVIELKGVSKSMGDRLLMDKADALIPAGAIVGIIGPNGAGKTTLFKMLVGQEKPDSGSLSVGDTVQFAYVDQGRESLTPGKTVYELISDGQETIRLGGREVNARAYCTRFNFHGADQQKKADVLSGGERNRLHLARMLKSGANVLLLDEPTNDIDVNTMRALEDALDNFAGCVLVVSHDRWFLDRVATHIMAFEGDSSVAFFEGNFTEYEEDRKKRLGKEAETPHRPKFRKLTR from the coding sequence ATGAGCAACGAACCGGACAAGATTATTTATTCCATGATCCGCGTGTCCAAGCGCCACGGCCAGAAGGAAGTGCTGAAAGACATTTCCCTCTCCTATTTTTACGGGGCCAAAATCGGCGTGCTGGGCCTTAACGGCGCGGGCAAATCCAGTCTGCTGAAAATTCTGGCCGGTGTGGACCAGGCCTTTGACGGCAAGACCGTGCTGGCCCCCGGCTATACCATCGGCTATCTGGAGCAGGAGCCCCTGGCCCATGAAACGCGCACGGTGCGCGAAGTGGTGGAGGAGGGCGTCAGCGACCTTACGGCCATCGCCAAAGAGTTTGAGGAAATCAACGCCAGATTCGCCGAACCCATGGAGCCGGAGGAAATGGACGCCCTCATCGCCAAACAGGCCGAGGTGCAGGAACTCATGGACGCCAAGGGCGTCTGGGATCTGGACTCGCGCCTGGAAATGGCCATGGACGCCCTGCGCTGTCCCCCCGGCGACATGCCGGTGGACAAGATTTCCGGCGGCGAACGCCGCCGTGTGGCCCTCTGCCGCCTGCTGCTCCAGAATCCCGACATTCTGCTGCTGGACGAACCCACCAACCACCTGGACGCCGAGTCCGTAGCCTGGCTGGAGAGTTATCTGGGCACCTTCCCCGGCACGGTCATTGCCGTGACTCACGACCGGTATTTCCTGGACAACGTGGCCGGTTGGATTCTGGAGCTGGACCGTGGCCGGGGCATCCCCTGGAAGGGCAATTATTCCTCTTGGCTGGAGCAGAAGCAGAAGCGTCTGTCCGGCGAAGAAAAGGCCGAGGCCGAGCGCCAGAAAACCCTGGCCCGCGAACTGGAGTGGATCCGCATGTCGCCCAAGGGCCGTCACGCCAAGGGCAAGGCCAGGATCAACGCCTATGAGGCCATGCTTTCGCATGAGAGCGAAAAGCGCGCGCCGGATCTGGAAATCTACATTCCGCCGGGACCGCGTCTGGGCAAGAGCGTCATCGAGCTCAAGGGCGTGAGCAAGAGCATGGGCGACCGTCTGCTTATGGACAAGGCCGACGCCCTGATCCCGGCGGGCGCCATTGTGGGCATCATCGGCCCCAACGGCGCGGGCAAAACAACATTGTTCAAGATGCTGGTGGGGCAGGAGAAACCTGATTCCGGCAGCCTGAGCGTGGGCGACACCGTGCAGTTCGCCTACGTGGACCAGGGGCGCGAGTCGCTCACGCCCGGCAAGACCGTCTATGAACTGATCAGCGACGGGCAGGAGACCATCCGGCTCGGCGGGCGCGAGGTCAACGCGCGCGCCTATTGCACGCGCTTCAATTTCCACGGCGCGGATCAGCAGAAAAAGGCGGACGTGCTCTCCGGCGGGGAGCGCAACCGCCTGCACCTGGCCCGCATGCTCAAGTCCGGGGCCAACGTCCTGCTGCTGGACGAACCCACCAACGACATTGACGTGAACACCATGCGCGCCCTGGAAGACGCGCTGGACAACTTCGCCGGCTGCGTGCTGGTCGTCAGCCATGACCGCTGGTTCCTGGACCGCGTGGCCACCCACATCATGGCCTTTGAAGGCGATTCCAGCGTGGCCTTTTTTGAAGGCAATTTCACGGAATATGAGGAAGACCGCAAAAAGCGTCTGGGCAAGGAGGCTGAAACGCCGCACCGCCCCAAATTCCGCAAACTGACACGATAA